From a region of the Emcibacteraceae bacterium genome:
- a CDS encoding cystathionine gamma-synthase family protein, whose product MSNQKWDGIHQSTKAVWAGETDGFFEGVAQVPIVNSVSYNHDDVDEWFEVATGKRKGHIYSRNTNPTVKVFEEKMRVLENAEAATSFATGMAAISNTLFTFLSPGERVVSVKDTYGGTSIVFLEHLPRFGIDVTMCETDDQNEIEAECLKGCTVLYLETPTNPTMKILDLKRLIAAGKKAGATVVVDNTFATPINQNPLALGADLVVHSATKFIGGHSDALGGVVCGKKDLVQKIYGFREINGATLDANSAYLLLRGLKTLKLRIERQNDNAMKLARFLENHQKVEQVFYPGLKNSKGHDIAKGQMRGFSGMLSFSLKGGFDAVRHFLPQIRFAHRAAHLGGVETIVGPPRTTSHVELTEAQRTELGIPESLIRCSVGIEDIEDIIADFDQALQNI is encoded by the coding sequence ATGAGCAATCAAAAGTGGGACGGAATTCATCAATCAACAAAGGCCGTGTGGGCCGGTGAAACGGACGGTTTTTTTGAAGGTGTGGCCCAGGTCCCAATCGTCAACAGTGTTTCCTATAACCATGATGATGTTGATGAATGGTTTGAAGTGGCCACCGGGAAACGCAAAGGCCACATTTACAGCCGCAATACTAATCCCACCGTAAAGGTTTTCGAAGAAAAAATGCGCGTGCTCGAAAACGCCGAAGCCGCAACAAGCTTTGCCACCGGCATGGCCGCTATCAGCAACACGCTATTTACCTTTCTTTCTCCTGGTGAGCGGGTGGTTTCGGTTAAGGACACCTATGGCGGCACCAGTATCGTCTTTCTTGAACATCTTCCCCGCTTTGGCATTGATGTCACCATGTGTGAAACCGATGACCAGAATGAGATTGAAGCAGAATGCTTAAAAGGCTGCACCGTTCTTTATCTTGAAACCCCGACCAACCCGACAATGAAAATTCTTGATTTAAAAAGGCTTATTGCCGCAGGTAAAAAAGCGGGCGCAACCGTCGTGGTTGATAACACATTCGCCACACCGATCAATCAGAACCCTCTTGCGTTGGGAGCAGATCTGGTGGTGCATAGTGCTACCAAATTTATCGGCGGACATTCGGACGCCCTTGGCGGTGTCGTTTGTGGCAAAAAGGATCTGGTTCAGAAAATATATGGCTTTCGTGAAATCAACGGTGCCACACTCGATGCCAATTCCGCCTATCTGCTGCTGCGCGGGCTTAAAACCTTAAAACTTCGGATTGAACGACAAAATGACAATGCCATGAAGCTGGCTCGTTTCCTTGAAAACCATCAAAAGGTTGAACAGGTATTTTATCCCGGCCTTAAAAACAGTAAAGGTCACGACATCGCCAAAGGCCAGATGCGTGGTTTTAGTGGAATGCTCAGTTTTTCTCTGAAAGGTGGGTTTGATGCGGTTCGTCACTTCCTGCCGCAGATCAGATTTGCCCACAGGGCCGCTCATCTTGGCGGTGTTGAAACAATTGTCGGCCCGCCACGCACCACCAGTCATGTCGAACTGACAGAAGCGCAGCGAACAGAGCTTGGCATTCCAGAAAGCCTGATCCGCTGTTCTGTCGGGATTGAGGATATTGAGGATATCATTGCCGACTTTGATCAGGCACTACAGAATATATAA
- the pcaD gene encoding 3-oxoadipate enol-lactonase, whose protein sequence is MKIASINETNIHYKDTGSRKGPVIIFCNSLGTDLRLWDSLSKYLDKTYRIIRFDKRGHGLSDISNTPCTIKMLSQDVIALMDYLKIEKAILCGISVGGMIAQQVASTFPNRLRGVILCNTAPRIGTEDFWKERIRLIRSEGIKSQADAILDRWFSARFKSENKSEIVGWKNMLTRTPLEGYVATCEAIRMTDLSHYVEKISVPALCIASDEDLVTTPKNVQDMAMMIEDATFVRIDGAGHLPPIEQPEILAFHIHDFIKENGLGLFD, encoded by the coding sequence ATGAAAATCGCATCAATTAATGAAACTAATATACACTATAAAGATACCGGCTCCCGAAAAGGACCGGTGATAATATTCTGTAATTCTCTGGGAACTGATCTGAGACTCTGGGACAGCCTTTCAAAATATCTGGATAAAACATACCGTATAATCCGCTTTGATAAACGTGGTCATGGTCTGTCGGATATTTCAAACACACCCTGTACCATTAAAATGCTGAGCCAGGATGTTATTGCCCTGATGGATTATCTGAAAATTGAAAAAGCCATTCTTTGCGGCATCTCGGTAGGGGGTATGATTGCCCAACAGGTAGCCAGCACATTCCCAAATCGATTAAGGGGTGTGATCCTTTGCAACACGGCACCGCGCATCGGTACTGAGGACTTCTGGAAGGAGCGTATCAGGCTGATTAGAAGCGAGGGCATAAAATCACAAGCTGATGCCATTTTGGACAGATGGTTTTCTGCCCGGTTCAAGTCAGAAAATAAATCAGAAATAGTGGGCTGGAAAAATATGCTTACACGGACACCTCTGGAAGGATATGTGGCAACCTGCGAAGCCATTCGGATGACAGACCTAAGCCATTATGTGGAAAAGATTTCTGTGCCTGCTCTTTGCATAGCGAGCGATGAAGATCTGGTGACCACACCCAAAAATGTACAGGATATGGCTATGATGATAGAGGATGCAACCTTTGTTCGTATCGACGGAGCAGGGCATCTCCCACCCATTGAACAGCCGGAAATTCTCGCTTTTCATATTCATGATTTTATAAAAGAAAATGGCTTGGGTTTATTTGATTAA
- a CDS encoding efflux RND transporter periplasmic adaptor subunit — MSNRIVIIAVTVVIIAVGAWYMMSSGPQSGSQMGAMGQMPPTAVSVLTLKEETINREEILPGRVSAFRQAEIRPQVNGIIISRLFDEGSLVKQGQALYQIDDTPYKAALASAKADLVSAEANLKAVTAKEARYRELLKTNAVSGQAYDDVKADLDKAVASIAVAKSSVEVAEVNLGYTRVYAPIDGRIGRSSVTEGALVTTNQSDSLSMITQLDPIYVDINQPGVESLRLRNELSDKDNIPVEIIIDSTSGMVHPQKGKLIFSDVVVDETTGSVGLRALVPNPNQTLLPGLFVRAKIELGERPAVLVPQRATTRNPDGNLLVWAVDAENKVAPRPITVAGDYGDQWIVASGVEAGTTIVIEGYQKIRPGMTVSPAPWVAAQ, encoded by the coding sequence GTGTCAAATCGAATAGTGATCATTGCTGTCACTGTCGTGATTATTGCTGTTGGCGCATGGTATATGATGTCATCAGGTCCACAATCAGGCAGTCAGATGGGGGCAATGGGCCAAATGCCACCTACAGCCGTCTCAGTCCTTACATTAAAGGAAGAGACTATTAACCGTGAAGAAATTCTTCCCGGGCGTGTTTCGGCATTTAGACAGGCGGAAATCAGACCACAGGTAAATGGTATTATCATAAGCCGTCTTTTTGATGAAGGCTCGCTGGTCAAGCAGGGACAGGCCCTCTACCAGATTGATGATACGCCATATAAGGCGGCACTGGCCAGTGCCAAAGCCGATCTTGTCAGTGCGGAAGCCAACCTGAAAGCGGTAACGGCAAAAGAAGCCAGATATCGGGAACTGCTGAAAACAAATGCAGTAAGTGGTCAGGCCTATGATGATGTCAAAGCCGATCTTGATAAAGCGGTTGCGTCAATTGCAGTGGCCAAGTCATCTGTGGAAGTGGCGGAAGTTAATCTTGGTTATACGCGCGTTTATGCGCCGATTGATGGCCGTATTGGAAGATCATCGGTAACTGAAGGGGCGCTGGTTACTACAAATCAGTCTGACAGCCTTTCCATGATTACGCAGCTTGATCCCATCTATGTTGATATTAATCAGCCGGGTGTTGAATCATTGCGTCTTAGAAATGAACTGTCGGATAAAGATAATATCCCTGTTGAAATTATCATCGACAGCACATCAGGGATGGTTCATCCACAAAAAGGTAAACTGATATTTTCAGATGTCGTAGTTGATGAAACAACCGGGTCAGTAGGATTGCGGGCTTTGGTGCCCAACCCGAACCAGACTTTGCTGCCAGGACTATTTGTTCGTGCAAAGATTGAGTTGGGTGAGCGTCCAGCCGTTTTGGTGCCGCAGCGTGCGACAACAAGAAATCCCGACGGCAATTTGTTGGTCTGGGCAGTTGATGCTGAAAATAAAGTTGCGCCAAGGCCAATTACCGTTGCGGGGGATTATGGTGATCAGTGGATTGTGGCTTCAGGTGTTGAAGCGGGCACAACAATTGTTATTGAAGGATACCAGAAAATTCGCCCGGGAATGACTGTGTCGCCAGCTCCATGGGTAGCGGCACAATAG
- a CDS encoding efflux RND transporter permease subunit yields the protein MARFFIERPVFAWVIAIVVMLAGVLSIRSLPVELYPQVAPPTVSIMAFYPGASAETVENAVTQVIEQRLVGIDNLRYFSSSSLDGSAVITLTFEPGTDPDIAQVQTQNKAQGALTQLPQEVQALGLTVEKATRNFLIVVGLYADDDSMTQSEIGDIAVSTFQDQLSRVNGVGSTQVFGAQHAMRIWLNPEKLLSYNLTPVEVQDAVRVQNTDVSAGQLGALPAVSGQQLNATITAQSRLQTVEDFGNIILRINTDGSQVRLRDVARLELGTENYSVVVRYKRKPATGIAVSLTPGANALETAKAVKARVAELAEFLPKGVKYMFPYDTAPYIQLSIESVIITLLEAVGLVFVIMFLFLQNIRATLIPTIAVPIVLLGTFGVLSVFGFSVNTLTMFAMVLAIGLLVDDAIVVVENVERIMSEEGLSPKEATKKSMDQITSALVGIALVLSTVFVPMAFFAGSAGVIYRQFSITIVAAMTLSVLVALILSPSLCATFLKNEKGHARRAETGFFGAFNRNFNKVRNFYQKSTSYMARRIARFFMVYSALAAGLILIFVSLPTSFLPNEDQGIMMMLVNTPPGATAERTLESVAKIEDYFLDGQKDNVEHLFTVTGFSFAGAAQNNGMGFIGLKDWSERTRPDQSVFAIFGQAMGALSQIKDAMAFTFFPPPIQELGNASGFDFHIVDRAGLGHQVLMNARNQLLGAAAQDPLLSGVRPNGLNDVPQLKVDIDSEKASAFGLSLSDINRTLQIALGSSYVNDFLDKGRIKRVYLQADADFRMTPEDIYDWHVRNNKGEMIPFSNFSTTKWEYGSPKLERFNGIASINIQGSPAPGVSSGVAMDEIEKIVDTLPEGIGIEWSGLSFEEKLSGAQAPALYAISILVVFLCLAALYESWAVPLAVMLVVPLGVLGAVIATKMFGMANDIYFQVALLTTVGLASKNAILIVEFAKSQYEAGTSLMEATALAARRRFRPIIMTSMAFVLGVSPMAMATGAGSGSQNAIGIAVMGGMLAATFLAIFFVPMFYIAVEKLFHGERSAVKSPAPAE from the coding sequence ATGGCTCGATTTTTTATTGAACGTCCGGTATTTGCATGGGTTATTGCAATTGTTGTGATGCTGGCGGGCGTGCTTTCCATTCGCTCGCTGCCGGTAGAACTTTATCCGCAGGTGGCTCCGCCGACAGTTTCTATTATGGCATTCTATCCGGGTGCGTCGGCAGAAACGGTGGAAAATGCGGTCACGCAGGTGATCGAGCAGCGACTTGTGGGGATTGATAACCTTCGTTATTTTTCTTCAAGCAGCCTTGATGGCTCGGCAGTAATCACGCTTACTTTTGAGCCGGGAACAGACCCGGATATTGCACAGGTACAGACCCAAAATAAAGCGCAAGGCGCGCTGACCCAGTTGCCGCAGGAAGTACAGGCCCTTGGCCTTACTGTGGAAAAAGCAACAAGAAACTTTCTGATTGTTGTTGGTCTTTATGCTGATGATGACAGCATGACTCAAAGCGAAATCGGGGATATTGCTGTTTCAACATTTCAGGATCAGCTTTCCCGGGTTAATGGCGTTGGAAGCACACAGGTTTTTGGTGCCCAGCACGCCATGCGTATTTGGCTGAACCCAGAAAAACTATTAAGCTATAATCTTACACCTGTTGAAGTTCAGGATGCCGTTCGAGTTCAAAATACCGATGTTTCCGCCGGGCAGCTTGGCGCACTGCCGGCTGTTTCAGGACAGCAGCTTAATGCGACCATTACAGCGCAGTCACGGCTTCAGACTGTCGAAGATTTCGGTAATATCATCCTGCGGATTAACACTGATGGGTCGCAAGTCAGACTTCGTGATGTGGCACGGCTAGAGCTCGGAACAGAAAATTATTCCGTTGTTGTTCGCTATAAAAGGAAGCCAGCCACAGGTATTGCGGTCAGCCTGACACCGGGCGCTAATGCACTTGAAACAGCAAAAGCGGTTAAAGCAAGAGTGGCCGAACTGGCGGAATTTTTGCCAAAAGGCGTTAAATATATGTTCCCCTATGATACAGCGCCCTATATTCAGCTCTCCATTGAATCTGTGATTATCACATTGCTGGAAGCGGTCGGACTTGTGTTTGTGATTATGTTCCTGTTTCTGCAGAATATCAGGGCGACGCTGATCCCGACAATCGCGGTACCGATAGTTCTGCTGGGAACATTCGGGGTGCTTTCGGTCTTTGGATTTTCAGTGAATACATTAACGATGTTTGCGATGGTGCTGGCGATTGGTCTTTTGGTGGACGATGCCATTGTTGTGGTGGAAAATGTCGAACGGATTATGAGCGAAGAAGGATTGTCGCCAAAAGAAGCGACGAAGAAATCGATGGATCAGATCACCAGTGCGCTGGTGGGGATTGCTCTTGTGCTTTCAACTGTGTTCGTTCCGATGGCCTTTTTTGCCGGCTCTGCCGGGGTTATTTACAGACAGTTTTCAATCACCATTGTCGCCGCGATGACCTTATCCGTTTTGGTCGCGCTTATTCTTTCACCGTCTTTATGTGCCACTTTCCTGAAAAATGAAAAGGGCCATGCAAGACGTGCGGAAACAGGGTTCTTTGGTGCTTTTAACCGAAACTTTAACAAGGTGCGTAACTTTTATCAGAAAAGTACATCTTATATGGCGCGGCGCATTGCCCGGTTCTTCATGGTTTATTCAGCACTGGCAGCGGGGCTGATCTTGATCTTTGTTTCCTTGCCGACATCGTTCTTGCCCAACGAAGATCAGGGTATCATGATGATGCTCGTGAACACACCTCCCGGTGCGACGGCCGAGCGTACACTCGAAAGTGTTGCCAAAATTGAAGATTACTTCCTTGATGGCCAGAAGGATAATGTCGAACATTTATTTACGGTCACCGGTTTTAGCTTCGCTGGGGCTGCTCAGAATAACGGAATGGGCTTTATCGGACTTAAAGACTGGTCTGAGCGCACCCGCCCGGATCAAAGTGTCTTTGCAATATTCGGTCAGGCGATGGGGGCATTGTCGCAGATTAAAGATGCCATGGCCTTTACATTCTTCCCGCCGCCCATTCAGGAACTCGGTAATGCATCGGGGTTTGATTTCCATATTGTTGACCGGGCCGGTCTTGGTCATCAGGTTTTGATGAATGCACGAAATCAGCTGCTCGGTGCGGCAGCACAGGATCCTTTGCTCTCAGGGGTGCGGCCAAACGGACTTAATGATGTGCCGCAGTTAAAAGTGGATATCGACAGCGAGAAAGCATCGGCCTTTGGTCTGTCGTTAAGCGATATTAACCGTACGTTGCAGATCGCGCTTGGCTCCAGTTATGTTAATGACTTCCTTGATAAAGGCAGGATTAAGAGGGTTTATCTTCAGGCGGATGCAGATTTCCGCATGACGCCGGAGGATATCTATGACTGGCATGTCCGAAACAACAAGGGCGAAATGATCCCGTTCAGCAATTTTTCGACCACTAAATGGGAATATGGCTCGCCTAAACTTGAACGTTTTAACGGCATTGCCTCAATTAATATTCAGGGTTCCCCGGCACCGGGGGTCAGCTCCGGTGTCGCCATGGATGAAATTGAGAAAATAGTGGACACATTACCTGAAGGGATTGGTATTGAATGGTCCGGTCTCAGTTTTGAGGAAAAACTTTCAGGGGCACAGGCGCCTGCGCTTTATGCCATTTCGATATTGGTTGTGTTCCTTTGTCTGGCCGCTCTTTATGAAAGCTGGGCTGTACCGCTTGCGGTTATGCTTGTGGTGCCGCTTGGTGTTCTTGGTGCGGTTATAGCCACCAAAATGTTTGGAATGGCCAATGATATTTATTTCCAGGTGGCGCTACTGACCACGGTTGGGCTTGCGTCCAAGAACGCTATTCTGATTGTGGAATTCGCCAAGAGCCAGTATGAGGCAGGCACCAGTCTGATGGAGGCAACGGCTCTTGCCGCGCGTCGCCGGTTCCGTCCGATTATTATGACCTCAATGGCCTTTGTTCTTGGGGTTTCACCAATGGCAATGGCTACTGGTGCGGGCTCCGGCTCGCAAAACGCGATTGGTATTGCGGTGATGGGCGGTATGCTTGCCGCGACATTCCTGGCGATTTTCTTTGTGCCGATGTTCTATATTGCCGTGGAAAAACTGTTCCATGGCGAAAGATCGGCGGTAAAGTCACCGGCACCGGCTGAGTAA
- a CDS encoding OsmC family protein, producing the protein MSETVTVIVQETGTGKYTNKVQTSTSHSLMADEPKDVGGDDKGPSPYDFLLAALGSCKSMTMRMYAERKGFKLENVEVRLSHSKIHAEDCAKCETKKGLVDHIQTDITITGDLTDEERQRIFDIAEKCPVHRTITNEIIIDSSLMD; encoded by the coding sequence ATGTCAGAAACAGTAACCGTCATCGTTCAGGAAACAGGCACCGGTAAATATACCAATAAAGTCCAAACCAGCACCAGTCACTCACTGATGGCGGATGAACCAAAAGATGTAGGTGGCGATGATAAAGGCCCGTCCCCATATGATTTTTTACTGGCGGCCCTTGGCAGCTGTAAATCAATGACCATGCGCATGTATGCGGAAAGAAAAGGATTCAAACTGGAAAATGTTGAAGTAAGGCTTTCCCATTCAAAAATTCATGCTGAGGACTGCGCAAAATGTGAAACAAAAAAAGGCCTTGTTGATCACATCCAGACAGATATTACAATTACAGGTGACCTGACCGACGAGGAACGTCAGCGAATATTTGACATAGCCGAAAAATGCCCGGTTCACAGAACAATCACCAATGAAATAATCATTGATTCAAGCCTGATGGACTAA
- a CDS encoding ABC transporter ATP-binding protein: MSLQLENVALNINGEPYIYQTNLTLEEGSMNILLGPTGAGKTTLMRLMAGLDKPDNGKIIWNGEDVTNLEVRQRDVAMVYQQFINYPSLTVYENIASPLRIMKKSDAEIDAEVGKTAELMKLTPYLRSKPLELSGGQQQRCALARALVKGAGLVLLDEPLANLDYKLREELRSEIPKIFAASGSIFVYATTEPEEALLLGGNTATMSEGHITQFGKTADVYHQPQDNVTARIFSNPPMNFMTLSKRQEKIILGDGTNMPAAGAFQTLNDGDYMAGFRANHLDLHQEEGSLKFDARLNVTEITGSETYIHMEHGGKPWVGLLHGIHDLTLGSDISVYLDPAHIYIFSNDGKLALPAQYAERIG, from the coding sequence TTGTCACTTCAGCTTGAAAATGTGGCGCTAAACATAAATGGAGAGCCATATATTTATCAGACAAATCTAACGCTTGAAGAGGGCAGCATGAATATTCTGCTTGGCCCGACGGGCGCAGGCAAAACCACCCTGATGCGGTTGATGGCAGGACTGGATAAACCGGATAACGGTAAGATTATCTGGAATGGTGAAGATGTAACAAACCTTGAAGTCCGACAGCGAGATGTCGCGATGGTCTATCAGCAATTTATCAATTATCCCTCGCTGACTGTTTATGAAAATATTGCTTCTCCGCTTCGGATCATGAAAAAATCTGATGCTGAGATTGACGCCGAGGTCGGAAAAACGGCAGAGCTCATGAAACTAACTCCCTATTTGAGGAGCAAACCGCTTGAGCTTTCCGGTGGGCAGCAACAAAGATGCGCCCTGGCCCGGGCCTTGGTCAAAGGGGCCGGGCTTGTGCTTCTTGATGAACCGCTGGCAAATCTTGACTATAAACTGCGTGAAGAATTACGTAGTGAAATTCCGAAAATATTCGCCGCATCCGGATCCATTTTTGTTTATGCCACCACTGAGCCGGAAGAAGCCCTGCTGCTTGGCGGCAATACGGCCACAATGTCTGAAGGCCACATTACCCAGTTCGGCAAAACGGCTGATGTTTACCACCAACCGCAGGATAATGTCACGGCACGCATATTTTCAAATCCGCCGATGAATTTTATGACCCTAAGCAAGCGGCAGGAAAAAATCATTCTGGGTGATGGGACAAACATGCCCGCAGCAGGCGCGTTTCAGACTTTAAATGACGGTGACTATATGGCCGGTTTTCGTGCCAATCACCTTGACCTTCACCAGGAAGAAGGCAGCTTAAAATTTGATGCCCGCCTTAACGTTACCGAAATCACCGGCTCAGAAACATATATTCATATGGAACACGGCGGAAAACCCTGGGTTGGCCTCCTTCATGGCATTCATGATTTAACGCTTGGCAGTGATATTTCCGTTTATCTTGATCCGGCCCATATTTATATATTTTCCAATGACGGCAAGCTGGCCCTACCAGCACAATATGCGGAAAGGATTGGGTAA